A window of Leptospira brenneri contains these coding sequences:
- a CDS encoding LIC11755 family lipoprotein — MRKQILVFILFLLGCQNKENSPFLSFGGVYDEVPRLEFQYGEVEDAGDIIENTNYTSFESGLLCIHSLPLSLYDRELGGKFRICWKTNEHISEKWNQGFSLLEEEPKEYPSWEIKGNGWKAVALEYGKWKKDSEALNKVLQWERQIWSSGLVTYQTFGLPHPTFIQRTSEVCEILFPSHRLMGSENKQLVLSFELGCPDLGEIAERIESQNENWFSHCDPTEPVVSELFRHSESSYQRWIEWENPKDSVLCPKDPTIDLEIGGEWKSFQSDLFAKRSKIILPHGILLFSDDQRYQGIPIPKEFLSGLGTDAQVRFGNSEFRDSHFSFRQGNEFFSSQVRSLSCRNQYNLWKAKDLFCGNPGLPNLLQTKERDGDIPSCQTDQIHITEFYPGNHFDSEMPIPGFFEFQNLGRTCDGSSLNWVFDHSIYPLSADEWILPSGSIFVLTRKLWSGLEILEKEKPFSLPKFVFQIPNFFWEDRKDKTKTEFLSSPDQFHLLRFQEKNRHSIQITSGNQSPHPFFGSSPFLSAYGFHLSPGTVNESLVVNASTELLEYNPNQFPFLDFGFWDPEEGVVRFERENGKTYSFWKPKGSQIITLAGQSSLCNGDRIYRLPEDFFSEPFLSLRYKNHLSENLTLNFNPSLVREKSLGGTRSLHPEPAPILFSRSLVPSSSCPSDFRSPGVSKLRSLEVERLALPYHYTTNFPLENQTGIYLGNGSNKIQINLQRLGDASYTVDSGSPLPFFPEEQIYSYFNHPQLIQPKSFLEQKGPVQIEAIYPNPHESQNEWIYLCNRGTNSEDLSVYLVEDEVSTDELVSYQTRFLGKYPLGAGGQRFESNSTILNPNGCAWIVDPDGKDWFLPIFQRESDLLLTVKSTATIGNGIASGESIQLRKKQNQGSLLISSFGHKESHSPIRIPVTTGEFLWLKQGVTGMKAADYEIFREGL; from the coding sequence ATGCGAAAACAAATTTTAGTCTTTATATTATTTCTCCTAGGATGCCAAAATAAAGAAAATTCCCCCTTCCTTTCGTTTGGTGGAGTTTATGATGAAGTCCCTCGCCTTGAATTCCAATATGGAGAGGTGGAAGATGCGGGAGATATCATTGAAAACACAAACTATACAAGTTTTGAATCTGGTTTACTTTGTATCCATTCTCTTCCTCTCTCATTGTATGATCGTGAGTTAGGTGGAAAATTTCGCATCTGTTGGAAAACAAACGAACACATATCTGAAAAATGGAACCAGGGGTTTTCCTTACTAGAAGAGGAACCGAAAGAGTATCCTTCTTGGGAGATCAAGGGAAATGGATGGAAGGCCGTAGCCTTAGAATACGGAAAATGGAAAAAAGACAGCGAAGCACTGAACAAGGTTTTGCAATGGGAGAGACAAATTTGGTCGAGTGGACTTGTCACTTACCAAACCTTTGGGCTCCCTCATCCTACTTTTATCCAGAGAACTTCTGAAGTATGTGAGATTCTATTTCCTTCCCACCGGCTTATGGGTTCAGAAAACAAACAACTCGTTCTTTCTTTCGAACTTGGTTGCCCTGATTTAGGAGAAATTGCAGAAAGAATCGAATCACAAAATGAAAATTGGTTCTCTCATTGCGATCCCACAGAACCCGTTGTTTCGGAACTCTTTCGTCATTCCGAATCCTCGTACCAAAGGTGGATCGAATGGGAAAATCCAAAAGACTCTGTCCTTTGCCCGAAGGATCCTACGATTGACCTAGAAATCGGAGGGGAATGGAAGTCCTTTCAGTCGGATTTATTTGCCAAACGATCCAAGATCATTCTACCACATGGGATTTTACTTTTTTCTGATGACCAGAGATATCAAGGAATTCCCATTCCCAAAGAATTCCTTTCGGGACTGGGAACGGATGCACAAGTCCGCTTCGGAAATTCAGAATTTAGAGATTCCCATTTTTCCTTTCGGCAAGGGAATGAGTTTTTTTCAAGTCAGGTTCGTTCTCTGTCTTGTCGCAATCAGTATAATCTTTGGAAGGCAAAGGATCTCTTTTGTGGAAACCCTGGTCTACCCAATCTTTTGCAAACCAAAGAAAGAGATGGAGATATACCGAGTTGCCAAACGGACCAAATCCATATTACAGAATTTTATCCTGGCAATCATTTTGATTCCGAAATGCCTATCCCAGGTTTTTTTGAGTTCCAAAATTTAGGAAGAACTTGTGACGGATCTTCGTTAAACTGGGTTTTTGATCATTCCATTTATCCTTTGTCAGCTGATGAATGGATTTTGCCTTCTGGATCTATTTTTGTTCTTACAAGAAAACTCTGGTCGGGTCTGGAAATTTTAGAAAAAGAAAAACCCTTTTCTCTTCCTAAGTTTGTCTTTCAAATTCCAAATTTCTTTTGGGAAGACAGAAAAGATAAAACGAAAACTGAATTTTTGTCCAGTCCAGATCAATTTCATTTACTTCGATTCCAAGAGAAAAATAGGCATTCGATACAAATAACTTCGGGAAACCAATCTCCTCATCCGTTCTTTGGCAGTTCTCCTTTTCTTTCTGCCTATGGTTTCCACTTAAGTCCAGGAACTGTAAACGAAAGTTTGGTGGTCAATGCTTCGACAGAACTTCTTGAATATAATCCTAACCAGTTTCCATTTTTGGACTTTGGATTTTGGGATCCAGAAGAAGGGGTGGTTCGTTTTGAAAGAGAAAATGGAAAGACATATTCATTTTGGAAACCAAAGGGCAGCCAAATCATTACACTGGCAGGTCAATCCTCTCTTTGTAACGGAGACAGAATCTACCGATTGCCAGAAGATTTTTTTTCCGAACCCTTCCTTTCTCTTCGTTATAAAAATCATTTATCAGAAAACTTAACACTAAACTTTAATCCCAGTTTGGTTCGGGAAAAAAGTCTCGGGGGAACTCGGTCACTCCATCCAGAACCGGCTCCCATTCTTTTTTCACGTTCCTTGGTTCCATCATCATCTTGTCCTTCCGATTTTCGATCTCCCGGAGTATCAAAATTACGAAGTTTAGAAGTCGAGAGGTTAGCACTTCCTTATCATTATACTACGAATTTTCCATTGGAGAACCAAACGGGAATTTATTTGGGAAATGGATCTAACAAAATACAGATCAATTTACAAAGATTAGGTGATGCTTCCTATACAGTCGATTCGGGTAGTCCACTCCCGTTTTTTCCAGAAGAACAGATTTATTCTTATTTTAACCATCCTCAGCTCATCCAACCGAAAAGTTTTTTAGAACAAAAAGGTCCTGTTCAAATCGAAGCCATTTATCCAAACCCACATGAGTCTCAAAACGAATGGATTTATCTCTGCAACCGTGGGACGAATTCTGAAGATTTGAGTGTTTACTTAGTAGAAGACGAAGTGAGCACAGATGAACTAGTCTCCTACCAAACCCGGTTCTTGGGTAAGTATCCTTTAGGGGCGGGTGGTCAAAGATTTGAATCCAATTCTACGATCTTAAACCCCAATGGATGCGCCTGGATTGTGGACCCCGATGGAAAGGATTGGTTTTTGCCCATCTTCCAAAGAGAATCGGATTTACTCCTCACAGTAAAATCAACAGCCACCATTGGAAATGGAATTGCATCCGGTGAATCCATCCAACTGAGAAAAAAGCAAAACCAAGGTTCCCTCCTCATTTCTTCCTTTGGACATAAAGAGAGTCACTCTCCCATTCGCATTCCAGTCACAACAGGAGAATTCCTTTGGCTGAAACAAGGTGTCACAGGGATGAAGGCGGCCGATTACGAAATCTTTCGCGAGGGACTTTGA